A region of Peromyscus maniculatus bairdii isolate BWxNUB_F1_BW_parent chromosome 7, HU_Pman_BW_mat_3.1, whole genome shotgun sequence DNA encodes the following proteins:
- the Ky gene encoding kyphoscoliosis peptidase, with protein sequence MELKKDSNAVAIDMLLIVHSEKRRAAQATHLDSQADPGALLQNRGGFQGVRNGIRKWQELERNGFQGNLPEKQCLQPPQVITSYDNQGTQLTVEIHPQDAMPQLLKKFSLAKRLQGDKNGNMRPRQPGGKDAHAYPWDRSSLKSMPLDLRHFEKLDASASQVTVKSGLEELVSDLLQEAHSDLERVRAIWIWICHHIEYDMEAAQEKDHQAFKPTDILRTQKTNCDGYAGLFERMCRIAGVHCVTVPGYSKGFGYQTGQSFSGEFDHAWNAVYLEGHWHLLDSTWGSGLVDTTTSKFTFLYNEFYFLTHPALFIEDHFPDNKNWQLLKPPQSLRQFENNMYHKSEFYNKGMLSAHPETSMIRTVNGKATVTIESCAPTLFMFMLNGKQEHGLLSLRKNGMKLEVYPPTMGTHKLQIFAKGNSDIYSSVLEYTLKCNYVDLSVRLPAELHQPVGPSWFSEQMGITKPSHPDPIIHTSDGRCSVSFGVEEGISVLASLHGDDGPITEETQRRYIFQLNREKRTELKVQLPHAGKFALKIFVKKRQEQGNFVFVFNYLLCCANTKVNWPMFPESFGNWGQGNELLEPLSGVLPANRNIPFKLKLHGIAKALVKGQDTWPLTLNPEGYWEGSCNTAGCQEVYVMVLENANHNFYSYILKYKVNDQ encoded by the exons ATGGAGCTGAAGAAGGACAGCAATGCCGTGGCCATCGACATGCTGCTCATCGTGCACTCCGAGAAGCGGCGCGCGGCCCAAGCCACGCACTTGGACTCTCAGGCGGACCCGGGCGCGCTGCTGCAAAACCGAGGAG GATTCCAAGGTGTCCGAAATGGAATCCGGAAATGGCAAGAACTGGAAAGAAACGGCTTTCAGG GAAACTTGCCAGAGAAGCAGTGCCTTCAGCCGCCACAGGTCATCACTTCCTATGACAACCAAG GTACTCAGCTGACCGTAGAAATCCACCCGCAAGATGCCATGCCCCAGCTGCTCAAGAAGTTCTCTTTGGCGAAAC GTTTACAAGGTGACAAAAATGGAAACATGAGACCCCGGCAGCCTGGAGGGAAAGACGCCCATG CCTACCCCTGGGACAGGTCCAGCTTGAAATCCATGCCCCTGGACCTGCGGCACTTTGAGAAACTTGatgcctctgcctcacag GTGACAGTCAAGAGTGGCCTAGAGGAGCTGGTGAGTGACTTGCTCCAGGAAGCCCACAGCGACCTGGAAAGGGTCCGAGCCATCTGGATCTGGATCTGCCACCACATAG AGTACGACATGGAGGCCGCCCAGGAGAAGGACCACCAAGCCTTCAAACCCACTGACATCCTGAGGACCCAGAAGACCAACTGTGATGGCTACGCTGGCCTCTTCGAACGGATGTGCAG gatcgCTGGTGTACACtgtgtcaccgtgcctggctaCTCCAAGGGCTTTGGCTACCAGACCGGACAAAGCTTCTCTGGAGAGTTCGACCATGCCTGGAATGCTGTGTACCTCGAGGGCCATTGGCACCTGCTGGACAGCACCTGGGGTAGTGGCCTGGTGGACACTACCACCTCCAAATTTACATTTCT CTACAACGAATTCTACTTCCTCACCCACCCCGCCCTGTTCATTGAGGACCACTTCCCAGACAACAAAAACTGGCAACTGCTGAAGCCGCCTCAGTCTCTGAGGCAGTTTGAGAACAACATGTACCACAAGAGTGAATTCTACAACAAGGGCATGCTGAGTGCCCACCCTGAGACGTCCATGATCCGAACAG TGAATGGGAAAGCCACGGTCACCATTGAGAGCTGTGCCCCGACACTGTTCATGTTCATGCTCAATGGCAAACAGGAGCATGGGTTACTGAGCCTCAGGAAGAATGGGATGAAGTTGGAGGTGTACCCTCCAACCATGGGTACCCACAAGCTGCAGATCTTCGCCAAAGGCAACTCTGACATCTACAGCTCAGTGCTAGAGTACACACTCAAGTGCAACTACGTAGACCTGTCTGTCCGGCTGCCCGCTGAGCTTCACCAGCCCGTGGGCCCCAGCTGGTTCTCCGAGCAGATGGGCATCACGAAGCCCTCCCACCCTGACCCCATCATCCACACCAGTGATGGTCGCTGTTCCGTCAGCTTTGGCGTGGAGGAGGGCATCAGTGTCCTGGCATCCCTCCACGGAGATGACGGCCCCATCACCGAGGAGACGCAACGGCGGTACATCTTCCAGTTGAACCGGGAGAAGAGGACAGAGCTGAAAGTCCAGCTGCCCCACGCTGGCAAGTTTGCCCTTAAAATCTTtgtgaagaagaggcaggagcaAGGCAATTTCGTCTTTGTCTTCAACTACCTCCTGTGCTGCGCCAACACCAAGGTGAACTGGCCGATGTTCCCTGAGAGCTTCGGCAACTGGGGGCAGGGCAATGAGCTGCTGGAGCCTCTCTCCGGTGTGCTTCCGGCCAATCGCAACATACCCTTCAAACTGAAGCTGCACGGCATTGCCAAAGCCCTGGTGAAAGGGCAGGACACGTGGCCCCTGACCCTTAACCCCGAGGGCTACTGGGAGGGCAGCTGCAACACCGCTGGCTGCCAAGAAGTCTACGTCATGGTGCTAGAGAATGCCAACCACAACTTCTACTCCTACATCCTGAAATACAAAGTGAACGACCAGTGA